The following proteins come from a genomic window of Corallococcus sp. NCRR:
- a CDS encoding sensor histidine kinase, with protein MRLYQQLVLFMLAATVLPLAIVGFLLLSRSEHALAQRIDEQQRALATATAEAVEASLMEVVNGLARSAELLPWERATPDEVRGMLMLLYGQSTSVSAVIQADANGQPLGPAVFRSAEPLERHPAFDAARVPQLAHAVPVENFRDGGKGQAALGTAYVHAGSGVAAVAVAVKLGASEDAPYAIAELVFTQLEALLARRANDGQRLDVVDSEGRVVASSQATRRMVALEPELREALKSALNAEGGRSFQLKDPARRVSVAWVNTLEMGVVVTEDEALALTPVRELRTTVLASVAGALLVLLALGALFTRRLDRRLAEVVVGAEAYGRGELDRRLRVEGQDELSELASTFNRMGAELEASRARLMSWNDDLRVRVEEATAELRQAQLQLVEAQKLAAVGQLGAGVAHEINNPLAGILGNVQLLLLDRAPDDMDFETLRKIEQSAKRCKDITQNLLRFSQQRERPDLRPVDLNAVVRDALSLTENQTRGEGIELVTELGAEVPRVKADPGHLSQVVLALLSNARTAMLKTPVKRLTLRTGERDGMCILEVEDTGRGIAESIRPRIFEPFFTTKDIWSNVGLGLSVAWRIVTEAGGTLEVRSEEGQGARFTVVLPRA; from the coding sequence ATGAGGCTCTACCAGCAGCTCGTCCTCTTCATGCTCGCCGCGACGGTGCTGCCCCTGGCCATCGTCGGCTTCCTGCTGCTGTCGCGCTCGGAGCACGCGCTGGCCCAGCGCATCGATGAGCAGCAGCGCGCGCTCGCCACCGCCACCGCCGAGGCCGTGGAGGCGAGCCTGATGGAGGTCGTCAACGGCCTCGCCCGCTCCGCGGAGCTCTTGCCCTGGGAGCGCGCCACGCCCGACGAGGTGCGCGGCATGCTGATGCTCCTGTATGGCCAGTCCACCTCGGTGAGCGCGGTCATCCAGGCGGACGCGAACGGGCAGCCCCTGGGGCCCGCGGTGTTCCGGAGCGCGGAGCCGCTCGAGCGCCACCCCGCCTTCGACGCCGCGCGCGTCCCCCAGCTGGCGCACGCGGTGCCGGTGGAGAACTTCCGGGACGGGGGCAAGGGCCAGGCGGCGCTGGGGACCGCGTACGTGCACGCGGGCTCGGGCGTGGCCGCCGTGGCGGTCGCGGTGAAGCTGGGCGCCTCGGAGGATGCGCCGTACGCCATCGCGGAGCTCGTCTTCACGCAGCTGGAGGCGCTGCTCGCCCGGCGCGCGAACGACGGGCAGCGGCTGGACGTGGTGGACTCCGAGGGGCGCGTCGTGGCCAGCTCCCAGGCCACGCGCCGCATGGTGGCGCTGGAGCCGGAGCTGCGCGAGGCGCTGAAGTCCGCCCTGAACGCGGAGGGTGGGCGCAGCTTCCAGCTGAAGGACCCCGCGCGCCGGGTGAGCGTGGCGTGGGTGAACACGCTGGAGATGGGCGTCGTCGTGACGGAGGACGAGGCCCTGGCGCTGACCCCCGTGCGGGAGCTGCGCACCACGGTGCTCGCGTCAGTGGCGGGCGCGCTGCTGGTGCTCCTGGCGCTGGGGGCGCTCTTCACGCGGCGGTTGGACCGGCGGCTCGCGGAGGTGGTGGTGGGCGCGGAGGCCTATGGCCGCGGCGAGCTGGATCGCCGCCTGCGCGTGGAGGGCCAGGACGAATTGAGCGAGCTGGCGTCCACCTTCAACCGCATGGGCGCGGAGCTGGAGGCGTCTCGCGCGCGGCTGATGAGCTGGAACGACGACCTGCGCGTCCGGGTGGAGGAGGCCACCGCGGAGCTGCGGCAGGCGCAGTTGCAGCTGGTGGAGGCCCAGAAGCTGGCGGCGGTGGGCCAGCTGGGCGCGGGCGTGGCGCACGAAATCAACAACCCGCTGGCCGGCATCCTGGGCAACGTGCAGCTGCTGCTCCTGGACCGGGCGCCGGACGACATGGACTTCGAGACGCTGCGCAAGATTGAACAGAGCGCCAAGCGCTGCAAGGACATCACCCAGAACCTGCTGCGCTTCTCCCAGCAGCGCGAGCGCCCGGACCTGCGGCCCGTGGACCTGAACGCGGTGGTGCGCGACGCGCTGAGCCTCACGGAGAACCAGACGCGCGGAGAGGGCATCGAGCTGGTGACGGAGCTGGGCGCGGAGGTGCCTCGCGTGAAGGCGGACCCCGGTCACCTGTCGCAGGTGGTGCTGGCGCTCCTGTCCAACGCGCGCACCGCGATGCTGAAGACGCCGGTGAAGCGCCTCACCCTGCGCACGGGCGAGCGTGACGGAATGTGCATCCTGGAGGTGGAGGACACCGGCCGGGGCATCGCGGAGAGCATCCGGCCGCGCATCTTCGAGCCCTTCTTCACCACCAAGGACATCTGGTCCAATGTGGGCCTGGGCCTGAGCGTCGCGTGGCGCATCGTCACGGAGGCCGGGGGGACGCTGGAGGTCCGCTCGGAAGAAGGGCAGGGGGCCCGGTTCACCGTGGTGCTGCCCCGGGCATGA
- a CDS encoding FecR domain-containing protein — protein sequence MAAPPSRRRQAPFLIGLVLILAALPVGWFVFLREPPAPLPPQAPPRPAVTQAEAKKAVELVLSSFEGTVEVRHGEAGAWEPARKDMPLRPTDVVRTGRGSWAVVLNGESVELRMEAETEVSVAELSDQLSEFLLNNGMATATVRGRPNVRHTFILKAKNGDAEASTSQGTFTMSNNGKGTVSVGTREGDVKLTGKEGKYVIVRAGQQSIVRPGRAPTEPASIPSTVFLKMDWPRGKTQRNQEVAIAGRTEPGSRVTVNGASVLTDEEGNFKLGVPLEKGKNTVHVSAVGVGGARQEEKRELVLDTRPIVEVEDPWKTTGGSTP from the coding sequence ATGGCTGCTCCCCCATCCCGCAGGCGACAGGCGCCGTTCCTCATCGGACTCGTGCTCATCCTGGCCGCGCTGCCGGTGGGCTGGTTCGTCTTCCTGCGGGAGCCCCCCGCGCCCTTGCCGCCCCAGGCGCCTCCGCGCCCCGCCGTCACGCAGGCGGAGGCGAAGAAGGCCGTGGAGCTGGTGCTGAGCTCCTTCGAAGGCACCGTGGAGGTGAGGCACGGCGAGGCCGGGGCCTGGGAGCCCGCCAGGAAGGACATGCCGCTGCGGCCCACGGACGTGGTGCGCACCGGTCGTGGATCCTGGGCCGTGGTGCTCAACGGTGAGTCCGTGGAGCTGCGCATGGAGGCCGAGACGGAGGTCTCCGTGGCGGAGCTGTCCGACCAGCTGTCGGAGTTCCTCCTGAACAACGGCATGGCCACCGCCACCGTGCGAGGCCGGCCCAACGTCCGCCACACCTTCATCCTCAAGGCGAAGAACGGCGACGCGGAGGCCAGCACCTCGCAGGGTACCTTCACCATGAGCAACAACGGCAAGGGCACCGTGAGCGTGGGCACGCGCGAGGGCGACGTGAAGCTGACCGGCAAGGAAGGCAAGTACGTCATCGTGCGCGCCGGCCAGCAGTCCATCGTCCGCCCCGGGCGGGCCCCCACCGAGCCGGCTTCCATCCCCAGCACCGTGTTCCTGAAGATGGATTGGCCCAGGGGCAAGACGCAGCGGAATCAAGAGGTCGCCATCGCCGGCCGCACGGAGCCGGGCAGCCGCGTGACGGTGAACGGCGCCAGCGTGCTGACGGACGAGGAGGGGAACTTCAAGCTCGGTGTCCCGCTCGAGAAGGGCAAGAACACCGTCCATGTGAGCGCCGTGGGAGTGGGTGGCGCGCGCCAGGAGGAGAAGCGCGAACTGGTCCTGGATACACGGCCGATTGTCGAGGTCGAGGACCCCTGGAAGACCACCGGCGGTTCCACGCCCTGA
- a CDS encoding flagellar motor protein: MKARAWRRASLPGSTAGVLLALLLLSTVASAQSLSADLPTQASTIAGRVCVDVDGDGLCGPDEPGLSDVRLVLATGREVRTDAFGRYHLTGVDSRVPDLTGGPHLRPGRHALKVDPRSLPVSSQVVPRVATVEVPWGAAALQDFAVRTPPTRPHAAMTSAPGRPPEARAADHGNLRFLISGQASPGDRVRAGDVDATVDDSGAWLASVLLHPARDNVIAITTTSPDGAVVFTQQSFDVVRRGEHGFIVIPREKVRVGAVHGLSPSSPLPTGDTFLRLEVAPGTRVTAPDAQLVAGPDGEVRLPVRLVSGRNTVPISMAPPQRPPIAVSVTVEARAWPFVVGLLDVEASLAPAGGGFRLRGRGALHGEAWLGPVQVVGELDLTDTDLRQLDDAPLADWLRPRRPEHFDRWPDPDLAPAEWGDNSVSLTPNPTEGRLRLEARHEQYGRAGFGTYRALLQDREVGRYHRPLFGPYAELREQLGPVSVGLDAFAGGLVDPTRGLAATPAHEELRATGGSLYYLGGGTVAEGSELVRVEVRDGVTGLPLGEQHLIRGRDYDIDYLAGRILLARPLSFLAGASFLRTDALTEAPEPVLVVDYAVLHTGDPRDSVGGEAWARWRDSTVGLAAVRERRLGAPFQLLSGRGQTELWGYSLLAEAASSRGLAVESSVFGVSDDGGLSFLRPVGTQDDHGGAVTLRVSGPGVLGPGHGGSVAAVWRERSKGFSDGAHLDVARFRQLSLRVTQPVGPLALTLLGDERRSADPRLPFEDTPFGARTLGAALAYAHDEGTVRLELRDSWLRATEVPGEGAAREGGRTSLGVSVSRMLTSRLTVSAAHRQRLHERGSGLGRMNDTFTSAGVDVNLDSDTSVGVKGGWGPELGPQVWLDARARRGNETYYGGYSVDVDGPDFGLGRAVTGARTEMGDGTTLFVEDVSAHDAISIRQARAVGFQYAVGQSGLNVGARYERGVRHPLDIQSDLTRDVASVSAQWLRERFRADVRAELRHEEGTPARGASGPVDRTQVVLALAAEGQLMKDVTASGRLDFAHTAGRDGLEARFAEGFAALVWRPGPWLVVARYGLTRELSPGARFAFGDRVLQTVSLMPAVRLGERFSVASGLHVGRSSLGDSSRWVWTGTLRPSVRLLGAVEVAVEAARRTSAADGQGLTALRPEVAYRLDERLRVALGYTVLGFSGLGLEAESDNAPDRLYLRAEVAW, translated from the coding sequence TTGAAGGCCAGGGCGTGGCGGAGGGCCTCGCTGCCGGGCTCGACCGCGGGCGTCTTGCTCGCGCTGCTCCTGCTGTCGACCGTGGCGTCCGCGCAGTCGCTGTCCGCGGATCTACCGACGCAGGCGTCGACCATCGCCGGGCGCGTCTGCGTGGACGTGGACGGAGATGGGCTCTGTGGACCCGACGAGCCCGGGCTCTCGGACGTGCGCCTGGTGCTGGCCACCGGCCGCGAGGTGCGCACCGATGCCTTCGGCCGCTACCACCTCACCGGCGTGGACTCGCGCGTGCCGGACCTCACCGGCGGCCCGCACCTGCGCCCCGGCCGCCATGCGCTGAAGGTGGATCCGCGCAGCCTGCCGGTGTCCAGCCAGGTGGTGCCCCGCGTCGCGACGGTGGAGGTGCCCTGGGGCGCCGCCGCCCTCCAGGACTTCGCCGTGCGGACGCCGCCCACGCGCCCCCACGCGGCCATGACCTCCGCCCCGGGCCGGCCTCCCGAGGCGCGCGCCGCCGACCACGGCAACCTGCGCTTCCTCATCAGCGGCCAGGCCTCTCCCGGAGACCGGGTCCGCGCGGGCGACGTGGACGCCACCGTGGACGACTCCGGCGCGTGGCTCGCGAGCGTGCTGCTGCATCCGGCCCGGGACAACGTCATCGCCATCACCACCACCTCGCCCGATGGCGCGGTGGTGTTCACCCAGCAGTCCTTCGACGTGGTCCGGCGCGGTGAGCACGGCTTCATCGTCATCCCTCGCGAGAAGGTGCGCGTGGGCGCCGTGCACGGGCTGTCCCCGAGCTCCCCCCTGCCCACGGGAGACACCTTCCTGCGTCTGGAGGTGGCCCCCGGCACCCGGGTGACGGCCCCGGACGCCCAGCTCGTCGCGGGCCCTGATGGCGAGGTCCGCCTGCCCGTGCGGCTCGTGTCGGGACGCAACACGGTCCCCATTTCGATGGCCCCGCCACAGCGGCCCCCGATCGCCGTGTCCGTGACGGTCGAAGCGCGTGCCTGGCCCTTCGTCGTGGGCCTGCTCGACGTGGAGGCCAGCCTCGCGCCGGCCGGCGGAGGCTTCCGGCTGCGAGGCCGCGGCGCCCTCCACGGTGAGGCCTGGCTGGGCCCCGTGCAGGTGGTGGGCGAGCTGGACCTGACCGACACCGACCTGCGTCAGTTGGACGACGCGCCGCTCGCGGACTGGCTGCGTCCCCGGAGGCCCGAGCACTTCGACCGCTGGCCCGACCCCGACCTCGCCCCGGCGGAGTGGGGTGACAACTCCGTGTCCCTCACGCCCAACCCCACGGAGGGGCGCCTGCGCCTGGAAGCGCGGCATGAGCAGTACGGCCGCGCGGGCTTCGGCACCTACCGCGCGCTCCTGCAGGACCGCGAGGTGGGCCGCTACCACCGCCCGCTCTTCGGCCCCTACGCGGAGCTGCGTGAGCAGCTGGGCCCCGTGAGCGTGGGGTTGGACGCGTTCGCGGGCGGGCTGGTGGACCCCACGCGCGGCCTGGCCGCGACGCCCGCGCACGAGGAGCTGCGGGCCACGGGCGGCAGCCTCTACTACCTGGGCGGCGGCACCGTGGCGGAGGGCTCCGAGCTGGTGCGCGTGGAGGTGCGCGACGGCGTCACCGGCCTGCCGCTGGGCGAGCAGCACCTCATCCGGGGCCGCGACTACGACATCGACTACCTCGCGGGCCGCATCCTCCTCGCGCGCCCGCTGTCGTTCCTCGCCGGCGCGTCGTTCCTGCGCACGGACGCGCTCACCGAGGCGCCGGAGCCGGTGCTCGTGGTGGACTACGCGGTGCTGCACACGGGCGACCCGCGCGACTCGGTGGGCGGCGAGGCCTGGGCGCGCTGGCGCGACTCCACCGTCGGCCTGGCCGCCGTGCGCGAGCGCAGGCTGGGGGCGCCCTTCCAGCTCTTGTCGGGGCGGGGGCAGACGGAGCTGTGGGGCTACTCGCTCCTCGCGGAGGCCGCGAGCAGCCGGGGGCTCGCGGTGGAGTCCTCCGTGTTCGGCGTGTCGGACGATGGTGGCCTGTCCTTCCTCCGTCCGGTGGGCACGCAGGATGACCACGGCGGCGCGGTGACCCTGCGCGTGAGCGGCCCTGGAGTCCTGGGACCTGGCCACGGCGGCTCCGTGGCGGCCGTGTGGCGCGAGCGCTCCAAGGGCTTCTCCGACGGCGCGCACCTGGATGTCGCCCGCTTCCGCCAGCTGTCCCTGCGCGTCACGCAGCCCGTGGGCCCGTTGGCGCTCACGCTCCTGGGCGACGAGCGCCGCTCGGCGGATCCGCGCCTGCCCTTCGAGGACACGCCCTTCGGTGCCCGCACGCTGGGCGCCGCCCTGGCCTATGCGCATGACGAAGGAACCGTGCGCCTGGAGCTGCGCGACAGCTGGCTGCGCGCCACGGAGGTGCCCGGCGAGGGCGCCGCGCGCGAAGGCGGCCGGACGTCCCTCGGCGTCTCGGTGTCCCGCATGCTGACGTCCCGCCTCACCGTGTCCGCGGCGCACCGGCAGCGGCTGCACGAGCGCGGCTCGGGCTTGGGCCGGATGAACGACACGTTCACCTCCGCGGGCGTGGACGTGAACCTGGACAGCGACACGTCCGTGGGCGTGAAGGGCGGCTGGGGGCCGGAGCTGGGTCCGCAGGTCTGGCTGGACGCGCGCGCGCGGCGCGGCAATGAGACCTACTACGGCGGTTACTCCGTGGACGTGGACGGGCCGGACTTCGGCCTGGGCCGCGCGGTGACGGGGGCTCGCACGGAGATGGGGGACGGCACCACCCTGTTCGTGGAGGACGTGAGCGCGCACGACGCGATTTCGATCCGCCAGGCCCGCGCCGTGGGCTTCCAGTACGCGGTGGGCCAGAGCGGCCTCAACGTGGGGGCCCGCTACGAGCGCGGCGTGCGCCATCCGCTGGACATCCAGAGCGACCTCACGCGCGACGTGGCCAGCGTGTCCGCGCAGTGGCTGCGCGAGCGCTTCCGCGCGGACGTGCGCGCCGAGCTGCGCCACGAGGAGGGCACCCCCGCGCGCGGCGCCTCCGGCCCGGTGGACCGCACCCAGGTGGTGCTGGCGCTGGCCGCGGAGGGCCAGCTGATGAAGGACGTGACGGCCTCCGGACGGCTGGACTTCGCGCACACGGCGGGCCGCGATGGGCTGGAGGCCCGGTTCGCGGAAGGGTTCGCGGCGCTCGTCTGGCGGCCCGGTCCCTGGCTGGTGGTGGCCCGGTACGGCCTCACGCGCGAGCTGTCCCCGGGCGCCCGCTTCGCCTTCGGGGACCGGGTGCTCCAGACGGTGTCGCTGATGCCGGCGGTGCGGCTGGGCGAGCGGTTCTCCGTGGCCTCCGGCCTGCACGTCGGACGCTCCAGCCTGGGCGACTCCTCGCGCTGGGTGTGGACGGGCACGCTGCGGCCCTCGGTGCGGCTGCTGGGGGCAGTTGAGGTCGCGGTGGAGGCGGCCCGGCGCACCTCCGCGGCGGACGGCCAGGGATTGACGGCGCTCCGGCCGGAGGTGGCTTACCGGCTGGACGAGCGCCTGCGGGTGGCCCTGGGGTACACGGTCCTGGGCTTCAGCGGCTTGGGTCTGGAGGCCGAATCGGACAATGCTCCGGATCGCCTCTATCTCCGGGCGGAAGTGGCCTGGTAG
- a CDS encoding response regulator → MARLLIVEDNQELASLIATVAETRGHEALTVFTGESALEALGPHSRFDAALVDLLLPDIRGSEVLGALRAHAIPAIAVSGVYKGDRFAQEAIKVHGACAFFEKPFELDVVISALEEAAGVPPVTHGELLDEVDLLVLEELVQETPAEEEPALTSVLTPSEPSEPSPPEEAPGVSEALPLPFAQRDAVWTEAAPAPVRQRRQLPEWSLGGDLAHTSVPRLLNAYYEARHHGELKLRQGTVLKVVYFEAGRVVYAASNLAPERFGRFCLRKGALTEAQLAEAAGYAREHSLRTGDALLKRGLLSPKQRRQLLEEQVKDILWSTFAWTEGGYGFSPMRPQRADLVPLSLFPGDLILEGVTRTETLVALRQRMAPGRRLFPTADPPYGLHELKLAGPQAMLLAFADGTKTVEDLLALTDLSEREALATLRGLELSGVLEERQQTPNRRQRISFGL, encoded by the coding sequence ATGGCGCGACTGCTCATCGTGGAGGACAACCAGGAACTCGCCTCCCTCATCGCCACGGTCGCGGAGACCCGGGGCCATGAGGCGCTCACCGTCTTCACGGGGGAGTCCGCGCTGGAGGCCCTGGGCCCCCACTCGCGCTTCGACGCCGCGCTGGTGGACCTGCTCCTGCCGGACATCCGCGGCAGCGAGGTGCTGGGCGCCCTGCGCGCGCACGCCATCCCCGCCATCGCCGTCAGCGGTGTCTACAAGGGCGACCGCTTCGCCCAGGAGGCCATCAAGGTCCACGGCGCCTGCGCCTTCTTCGAGAAGCCCTTCGAGCTGGACGTCGTCATCAGCGCGCTGGAGGAGGCCGCCGGCGTGCCGCCCGTGACGCACGGCGAGTTGCTCGACGAGGTGGACCTGCTCGTCCTGGAAGAGCTGGTCCAGGAGACGCCCGCGGAGGAGGAGCCCGCGCTCACGTCCGTCCTCACCCCGTCCGAGCCCTCCGAACCCTCGCCCCCGGAAGAAGCCCCTGGCGTGTCGGAGGCCCTGCCCCTGCCCTTCGCGCAGCGCGACGCCGTGTGGACGGAGGCCGCGCCCGCGCCCGTGCGGCAGCGGCGCCAGTTGCCGGAGTGGTCGCTCGGCGGAGACCTGGCGCACACGTCGGTGCCCAGGCTGCTCAACGCCTATTACGAAGCGCGCCACCACGGTGAGCTCAAGCTGCGCCAGGGCACGGTGCTCAAGGTCGTCTACTTCGAGGCGGGCCGCGTGGTGTACGCCGCCTCCAACCTGGCCCCGGAGCGCTTCGGCCGCTTCTGCCTGCGCAAGGGCGCGCTCACGGAAGCGCAGCTCGCGGAGGCCGCGGGCTACGCGCGCGAGCACTCGCTGCGCACCGGCGACGCGCTGCTCAAGCGCGGCCTGCTCAGCCCCAAGCAGCGCCGCCAGCTGCTGGAGGAGCAGGTGAAGGACATCCTCTGGTCCACCTTCGCGTGGACGGAGGGCGGCTACGGCTTCAGCCCCATGCGGCCGCAGCGCGCGGACCTGGTGCCGCTGTCGCTCTTCCCCGGCGACCTCATCCTGGAGGGCGTCACGCGCACGGAGACGCTGGTGGCGCTGCGCCAGCGCATGGCGCCCGGACGCCGCCTGTTCCCCACGGCGGATCCGCCCTACGGCCTGCACGAGCTGAAGCTGGCGGGGCCGCAGGCGATGCTGCTCGCGTTCGCGGACGGCACGAAGACGGTGGAGGACCTGCTCGCCCTCACGGACCTGTCCGAGCGCGAGGCCCTGGCCACCCTGCGCGGCCTGGAGCTGTCGGGCGTGCTGGAGGAGCGTCAGCAGACGCCCAACCGCCGCCAGCGCATCAGCTTCGGGCTCTGA
- a CDS encoding VOC family protein translates to MTDVQGFHHVAIQANDVERVTAFYRDLLGFPELKRHLREDGTLRSIWVGVPGGAFLAIEAVDGTPEVVPFRHPAPGLLMLVFRIPREARGGVVETLARAGVPLEHETRWTLYVRDPEGNRVGLSHHPDD, encoded by the coding sequence ATGACGGACGTTCAGGGCTTCCACCACGTGGCGATTCAAGCGAACGACGTGGAGCGCGTGACGGCGTTCTATCGCGACCTGCTGGGCTTTCCGGAACTCAAGCGCCACCTGCGGGAGGACGGCACCCTGCGGAGCATCTGGGTAGGCGTCCCCGGGGGCGCCTTCCTGGCCATCGAGGCGGTGGACGGGACGCCGGAGGTGGTGCCGTTCCGCCATCCGGCGCCGGGGCTGCTGATGCTCGTGTTCCGGATTCCCCGCGAGGCGCGGGGTGGGGTGGTGGAGACCTTGGCCCGCGCGGGGGTGCCGCTGGAGCACGAGACGCGCTGGACGCTCTACGTGAGGGACCCGGAGGGCAACCGGGTGGGGTTGAGCCACCACCCAGACGACTAG
- a CDS encoding general secretion pathway protein GspE: protein MRLGELLVKDGLVSAAGLEEALESQVVHGGRLGTNLVELGLLSEQDLAKALGRLHNCAYASGEMVPDPKAVALVNPNEADDKEYLPMRADATRLSVAVVNPHDFTTLDAIAFKTGKRVVPVVIPEFRMNQLLRRHAKAFRQLRAIDMNAVRPRPAKGAAAELQKAAERPPDLMSEEEFQSVYAQALRGGSDAEADVLEGEIIITGEEVVEAPVATPPQGRPAMPAQARPGAPVPPRVDIPAHIAPSVPVQGVPAQAARAASTVGQGAPKQGVPSHVAAQAGAQGVPAHVVAQAGAQGVPAHVAAQAGAAGAMPPGAAPNPPVAAMPVAPPPTPLTFPEAQAELGRSSDREDVARTVLRFAMGKWRRCLLLSVQGNLVTGWHGMGQGVSDEGVRRIGVPLRDQSTFRLVRDLRSHFVGPVKRDAAMGMFYRLIGGGFPSTAVILPLLVRGKVVHLLYVDNGAEQFTPPDVGELLILSQGVGRSYEAMMRRRKSA from the coding sequence ATGCGCCTGGGTGAACTGCTCGTGAAGGACGGCCTCGTGTCGGCGGCGGGGCTGGAGGAGGCGCTGGAGTCGCAGGTGGTCCACGGCGGCCGGCTGGGGACGAACCTGGTGGAGCTGGGGCTGCTGTCCGAGCAGGACCTGGCCAAGGCGCTGGGCCGGCTTCACAACTGCGCCTACGCGTCCGGGGAGATGGTGCCCGACCCGAAGGCCGTGGCGCTGGTGAACCCCAACGAGGCGGACGACAAGGAGTACCTGCCCATGCGGGCGGACGCGACGCGGTTGAGTGTCGCGGTGGTGAACCCGCATGACTTCACGACGTTGGACGCCATCGCGTTCAAGACGGGCAAGCGCGTGGTGCCGGTGGTCATCCCCGAGTTCCGGATGAACCAGCTGCTCCGGAGGCACGCGAAGGCGTTCCGGCAGCTGCGGGCCATCGACATGAACGCCGTCCGCCCGAGGCCCGCGAAGGGCGCGGCGGCGGAGCTGCAGAAGGCGGCGGAGCGCCCGCCGGACCTGATGAGCGAGGAGGAGTTCCAATCCGTCTACGCGCAGGCGCTGCGCGGCGGTTCGGATGCGGAAGCGGACGTGCTGGAGGGGGAGATCATCATCACCGGCGAGGAGGTGGTGGAGGCGCCCGTGGCCACGCCGCCCCAGGGCCGGCCCGCGATGCCCGCGCAGGCGCGTCCCGGAGCACCCGTGCCGCCGCGGGTGGACATCCCCGCGCACATCGCACCGTCCGTCCCGGTGCAGGGAGTGCCCGCGCAAGCGGCCCGTGCCGCGAGTACGGTGGGGCAGGGCGCGCCGAAGCAGGGAGTGCCCTCGCACGTCGCGGCGCAGGCGGGAGCGCAGGGAGTGCCCGCGCACGTCGTGGCCCAAGCCGGAGCGCAAGGCGTGCCCGCGCACGTCGCGGCGCAGGCCGGTGCGGCGGGCGCGATGCCTCCGGGAGCCGCGCCGAATCCGCCCGTGGCCGCGATGCCGGTGGCCCCTCCTCCCACGCCGCTCACGTTCCCGGAGGCGCAGGCGGAGCTGGGACGCAGCTCGGACCGCGAGGACGTGGCCCGCACGGTGCTCCGCTTCGCCATGGGCAAGTGGCGCCGGTGCCTGCTGCTGTCCGTGCAGGGCAACCTCGTCACCGGCTGGCACGGCATGGGGCAGGGCGTGAGCGACGAAGGCGTCCGCCGCATCGGCGTGCCGCTGCGCGACCAGAGCACCTTCCGCCTCGTGCGCGACCTGCGCTCCCACTTCGTCGGCCCGGTGAAGCGCGACGCGGCGATGGGCATGTTCTACCGCCTGATTGGCGGAGGCTTCCCCTCGACGGCGGTCATCCTGCCGCTGCTCGTGCGCGGCAAGGTGGTCCACCTGCTCTACGTGGACAACGGCGCGGAGCAGTTCACCCCGCCGGACGTGGGCGAGCTGCTCATCCTCTCCCAGGGCGTGGGCCGTTCGTACGAGGCGATGATGCGGCGTCGCAAGAGCGCGTAG
- a CDS encoding alpha/beta fold hydrolase → MFVALGVLAGAAVLVPTARWWLMHRVGTPRASEPFDGHVYRVGKAVIAERRCEQPRATVIVMHGFVADMRYFTHHYGEPDLQLILLTSCDYHLPITDPREASAPWAKVPVEPEGTIAHDAAVLVQALEHLPRTDVVRVHGHSRGGAVVLEAAKLRPDLFERVEVVLEAPVLPQARPYRSLTPSQLWLLPFLIPLWRLAPIAKHNRGAWGPLENARKRELIMAFPFNPRRVATMMANLRDIEAWSQARDASLFGNVRRGTLLVPGKDRVLESASMRESAGRAKPGLNVVELDGCSHFVLWDRPDAMPVLAPTPERSTGGE, encoded by the coding sequence ATGTTCGTCGCTCTTGGAGTCCTCGCTGGCGCCGCCGTGCTCGTGCCCACCGCGCGTTGGTGGTTGATGCACCGGGTGGGCACGCCCCGAGCGAGCGAGCCCTTCGACGGACACGTCTACCGGGTGGGCAAGGCCGTCATCGCCGAACGGCGCTGCGAACAGCCCCGCGCCACGGTCATCGTCATGCACGGCTTCGTGGCGGACATGCGCTACTTCACGCACCACTACGGCGAGCCCGACCTCCAGCTCATCCTGCTGACGAGCTGCGACTACCACCTGCCCATCACCGACCCTCGCGAGGCGTCCGCCCCCTGGGCGAAGGTGCCGGTGGAGCCGGAGGGCACCATCGCCCATGACGCCGCGGTGCTGGTGCAGGCACTGGAGCACCTGCCCCGGACGGACGTCGTGCGCGTGCATGGCCATTCGCGCGGAGGTGCCGTGGTGCTGGAGGCCGCGAAGCTGCGGCCGGACCTCTTCGAGCGGGTGGAGGTGGTGCTGGAGGCACCCGTGCTCCCGCAGGCCCGCCCCTACCGGAGCCTGACGCCCTCGCAGTTGTGGCTGCTGCCGTTCCTCATCCCGCTGTGGCGGCTCGCGCCCATCGCGAAGCACAACCGTGGCGCGTGGGGGCCGCTGGAGAATGCGCGCAAGCGGGAGCTCATCATGGCCTTCCCGTTCAACCCCAGGCGGGTGGCGACGATGATGGCCAACCTGCGGGACATCGAAGCCTGGAGCCAGGCGCGCGATGCGTCCCTGTTCGGCAACGTGCGGCGCGGCACGTTGCTCGTCCCGGGGAAGGACCGGGTGCTGGAGTCCGCGTCCATGCGGGAGAGCGCCGGGCGCGCGAAGCCGGGGCTCAATGTGGTGGAGCTGGACGGGTGCAGCCACTTCGTCCTGTGGGACCGTCCGGATGCGATGCCCGTGCTGGCACCCACGCCTGAACGGTCCACGGGAGGCGAATGA